The window CAGGTCATGGCAACGATACAATGGCGTCCCGAAGTCAATGCGCTCACCACTCCCCAGTCCTACTGGATTCGCTTTGTCCCAAGGAGTGTGGTCGACTCTGAAGAGCTGGCGAAACGCATGGCTAAGGCCCAGCCCAACTACAGCGAGGAGGAGTTCCGCGCCTTTCTCACCCTGCGCAACGAGATCATCCAGGACGCGCTGGCCAACGGTGAGCAGGTGACCGAGGAAAACAACTTCACCTACACCCTCTCCTTTACCGGCAGGCTGGATGAGCCGGACGACCCCCTGCCTGATATTGGCGACTGCCTCCAGGTGCGGATCTATGGTTCTCCTCCCTTTATCGATGCCATACGCCAGGGTGCCCGCACCGAACGCCTGCCCATGAACAAGAAGCTCCCGGTGATTACCTCTGCCGAAGACACCCTTCTCAAGCTCAATAATGTGCTCAACCCCCAGGGTACGCTCCAGCTGACCGGCACCAATCTCCAGTTCGATCAGGAAGAGGGCACAGGGGAGTGCGTGCTGACAGGCACGCGCAGTGGCAAGGCCGTGCAGACCCGGGTCGCCTCCATGAGCAATACCTCGGTCATGATCCTGCCTGACATCCCAGCCCAGAGCAATCCCTGGAACAACGAATACACCGTGTCCATCAGTACCCATTACAGCTCCCGTGGTACCGCGCGCACCGGCACCTACGACAGGATGCTGCGCGCTCCCCTGCTTGTGAATGGCTTCGGCGAAGAGACCGGCATCCTCACCGGCAAGGCCAACAGCCCCAATGTGAGTATTACCGGTGGGGTAAGCTCTGGCAGCAGTAATTTGCGCATAGAGGTTGTGCTGGACTTGCAGGAGGACCTCCTTTTCTTCAGCCTGAAAGATATGAAGAAGGAAGGCGAAAAGGGACCCTCCGTGACTGTCAGTGGCAATGGTGCCTATACCCTGGAGGCGCCTGCCCGTTCCCTTGTCACCAGCCTGGATATCCGGGTCAATAGCTATGCCGCACTCAAG is drawn from Candidatus Electrothrix aestuarii and contains these coding sequences:
- a CDS encoding DUF4469 domain-containing protein: MATIQWRPEVNALTTPQSYWIRFVPRSVVDSEELAKRMAKAQPNYSEEEFRAFLTLRNEIIQDALANGEQVTEENNFTYTLSFTGRLDEPDDPLPDIGDCLQVRIYGSPPFIDAIRQGARTERLPMNKKLPVITSAEDTLLKLNNVLNPQGTLQLTGTNLQFDQEEGTGECVLTGTRSGKAVQTRVASMSNTSVMILPDIPAQSNPWNNEYTVSISTHYSSRGTARTGTYDRMLRAPLLVNGFGEETGILTGKANSPNVSITGGVSSGSSNLRIEVVLDLQEDLLFFSLKDMKKEGEKGPSVTVSGNGAYTLEAPARSLVTSLDIRVNSYAALKEMVWNDYSGRLVDILDIQIEPA